TTGCTGCATGTATGCTGAAGAATGTAGAGCGTTTTTCAGAAATGCTCAAGTTTGACTACACAAAAGCCACCCTTGAAGTCAATGCCATACGTCTTGAAAATCCACCTAGGATGGACAACGTAGCATACAATTTGACTATTTACAGCAACGATAAAAGGTTGAATACGGAGTTGCTCAAAAAGAACCTAGAGAAATTTGGTACCATCTTTAATACCGTAAAACTGTCCAGCACCATTTCTGGAATAGTAAACGCAGTTGAAAATATTTGATTGGTTTGGCCAAGGAGGAATTCCTCGAGGTATAACCTTTTCTAATTACATCGCCTTTAGTAAATGAAGTAGCAGTGGCCATGCTTCTTATACTAAAAGAGAATTCACTCCCTACTAATAAGAGCCCGTACCAGCAGAAGACTTCGCTCTTCGAAACACTACATACCGAGTTGGGCATTTAAGCATTGCTTAAGCAAAACTTCTACTACCATTCACAAACTATGCTGAGCACACGTTTCGCTTGACTAAGCCGTATGCTATTATAACTTCTCATGGGTTAAATAGGAAAAGATTAACTGTACAACAAGGCTTAATGAGTTGCGATAAAATGTCTCTCTCTTATGGACTCCAATTTTCCCAATTTATTCGCCACTAGGAGGACAAACAACAGCTAAAGAACGACGTCAAACCCGTTATTAACAAATTCCTAAAAAATGTTAAATCGAAAAACGACTTAAACCTTTCTTTTAAAAACTCGTCTTAGAAGTATAAATATTAAACCAAAAAGAAAATGAAAAACACAATCAAAATCACATTAGCCCTGGCCTTAATATTAGGGTTCTCGCTAAACGGATATTCTCAAAGAAACACTAAGAAAAGTACCCAACCGGAAAAAAATAAAACTGTCGTTGCGAAAAAAACAGTAGTTACAAAAACGGTGGTTCCTAGAAAAAACGTGGAATATAAAACCACCAGAAAGAAAGTAGTTACAGTACGTACATTACCTAAAACAGCTACAGTAGTTAAGCATAATAACGTTTCGTTATACTATGACAACAGTAGATTTTACAGACTTAACGGTGGAAGATATGTACCTGCACAGCCAAACGTAGGTTTTCAAATCAGAACCCTTCCTGTAGGTTACAAAACATTTAACCACAGAGGTCTAAATTATTTCCTGAATAACGGTATCTATTTTGTCAAAGTAAACAACTATTACGAAGTAGTTAATCCTGAAATAGGAACGGTAGTTTACGAACTTCCGGCAGAAGCCGAAAGAGTTAGCTTAAGCGGAAGAGCCTTATATGAATTTAATAACGTTTTGTACGAAAGAATTCAAACCAGAGGCACGCGAGCTTATGAGGTTGTAGGATTTATTGAAGGCTAAAAAACATTAGACCAAAACATATTAAAGCCACATTGGAAATTCCGATGTGGCTTTTCTGTTTAACAGCTTACTTTAGTTTTTAAACATATCACTATCATTAATAATCTTAACTTATTGATATTCACAGGGAATTTTGAAATTTTAATATATACAAATCACATACGGCCTTTAGGTAGTGGAATAATGGCGGCAAAGAGTCTAACTTTTGATATTTAAACATCCATGGACTCTTTACTACTTTAGCCCAGTTCTCTTACATTTGATATGCATACTAAAACGTTCCAAGAATCATCAAACATGAACAAGAAAAACAAAGTATTTATAGCCACTAGTTTAGACGGAT
This sequence is a window from Arcticibacterium luteifluviistationis. Protein-coding genes within it:
- a CDS encoding OsmC family protein: MNYQIKASSTSNQDAIIHIKESNIDFGTTPKSANTLPNPAELFLGSFAACMLKNVERFSEMLKFDYTKATLEVNAIRLENPPRMDNVAYNLTIYSNDKRLNTELLKKNLEKFGTIFNTVKLSSTISGIVNAVENI
- a CDS encoding DUF6515 family protein, yielding MKNTIKITLALALILGFSLNGYSQRNTKKSTQPEKNKTVVAKKTVVTKTVVPRKNVEYKTTRKKVVTVRTLPKTATVVKHNNVSLYYDNSRFYRLNGGRYVPAQPNVGFQIRTLPVGYKTFNHRGLNYFLNNGIYFVKVNNYYEVVNPEIGTVVYELPAEAERVSLSGRALYEFNNVLYERIQTRGTRAYEVVGFIEG